A section of the Phacochoerus africanus isolate WHEZ1 chromosome 4, ROS_Pafr_v1, whole genome shotgun sequence genome encodes:
- the LOC125124012 gene encoding olfactory receptor 8K3-like, which produces MEKHNGTVLSEFILLGITDRPELQAPLFGLFLLIYVISVVGNLGMVTLTKVDARLQTPMYFFLRHLSLTDLGYSTTVGPKMLESFVVAQNTISYYFCATQGAFYIMFIVSEFFILSAMSYDRYVAICHPLLYTIMMSQRVCHMLLAFPYLYSIVVSLCVSVKVFTSSFCGYNVVSHFYCDCLSLLSLLCSNTHDIEMIILLFSVFSLLSSILIVLVSYLLVLGAIFRMSSAGGRYKALSTCGSHLTVATVFYGTLLCMYLQPKSRHSFDSDKVTSIFYTLIIPMLNPFIYSLRNKDVKYALRKVWTKTHNVVS; this is translated from the coding sequence ATGGAAAAGCACAATGGAACAGTGCTGAGTGAATTCATCCTCCTGGGAATCACAGACCGCCCCGAGCTGCAGGCTCCACTGTTTGGGCTCTTCCTGCTCATCTACGTGATCTCGGTGGTGGGCAACTTGGGCATGGTCACCCTCACCAAGGTGGACGCCAGGCTCCaaacccccatgtacttctttctcaGACACCTGTCTCTCACCGATCTGGGGTATTCAACCACCGTGGGACCCAAGATGTTAGAAAGTTTTGTTGTTGCTCAAAATACAATCTCCTATTATTTTTGTGCCACCCAGGGAGCTTTCTACATTATGTTTATTGTTAGTGAGTTTTTCATTCTATCAGcgatgtcctatgaccgctatgtggccatctgtcaccctCTGCTCTACACCATCATGATGTCCCAAAGGGTTTGTCACATGCTCTTGGCATTCCCCTATCTCTATAGCATAGTTGTGTCTCTCTGTGTCAGTGTCAAGGTATTCACCTCATCCTTCTGTGGCTACAATGTTGTCAGTCATTTCTACTGTGACTGTCTTTCCTTGCTGTCTCTGCTCTGCTCCAATACACATGACATTGAAATGATTATTCTACTTTTCTCAGTTTTTAGTTTACTTTCATCTATCCTGATAGTTCTTGTATCCTACCTGCTTGTCCTTGGGGCCATTTTCAGAATGAGCTCTGCTGGGGGCAGGTACAAGGCTTTGTCCACCTGTGGATCCCACCTGACAGTGGCCACAGTGTTCTATGGGACTTTACTGTGTATGTACTTGCAGCCCAAGTCCCGTCATTCCTTTGACAGTGATAAAGTGACCTCCATATTTTATACCCTCATTATCCCCATGTTGAATCCTTttatctacagcctgaggaacaaagatgtaaaatatgcGCTTCGTAAGGTGTGGACGAAAACTCACAATGTCGTCTCTTAA
- the LOC125124013 gene encoding olfactory receptor 8K3-like, with amino-acid sequence MEKHNGTVLSEFILLGITDRPELQAPLFGLFLLIYVISVVGNLGMVILTKVDARLQTPMYFFLRYLSLTDLGYSTTVGPKMLESFVVAQNTISYYFCATQGAFYIMFIVSEFFILSVMSYDRYVAICHPLLYTIMMSQRVCHMLVGLPYLYSTSVSLLITVKIFTSSFCGYNVVSHFYCDCLSLLSLLCSNTHDIEMIILVFSVFHLILSLLIILVSYFLILGAIFRMSSAGGRYKALSTCGSHLTVATVFYGTLLCMYLQPKSRHSFDSDKVTSIFYTLIIPMLNPFIYSLRNKDVKCALCKLWENISQMVS; translated from the coding sequence ATGGAAAAACACAATGGAACAGTGCTGAGCGAATTCATCCTCCTGGGAATCACAGACCGCCCCGAGCTGCAGGCTCCACTGTTTGGGCTCTTCCTGCTCATCTACGTGATCTCGGTGGTGGGCAACTTGGGCATGGTCATCCTCACCAAGGTGGATGCCAGGCTCCaaacccccatgtacttctttctcaGATACCTGTCTCTCACCGATCTGGGGTATTCAACCACCGTGGGACCCAAGATGTTAGAAAGTTTTGTTGTTGCTCAAAATACAATCTCCTATTATTTTTGTGCCACCCAGGGAGCTTTCTACATTATGTTTATTGTTAGTGAGTTTTTCATTCTATCAGTaatgtcctatgaccgctatgtggccatctgtcaccctCTGCTCTACACCATCATGATGTCCCAAAGGGTTTGTCACATGCTGGTGGGGTTGCCCTATCTCTATAGCACATCTGTGTCTCTTCTCATCACTGTAAAGATATTCACCTCATCCTTCTGTGGCTACAATGTTGTCAGTCATTTCTACTGTGACTGTCTTTCCTTGTTGTCTCTGCTCTGCTCCAATACACATGACATTGAAATGATTATTCTGGTTTTCTCAGTTTTTCACTTGATTTTGTCATTGCTGATCATTCTTGTGTCCTACTTCCTCATCCTTGGGGCCATTTTCAGAATGAGCTCTGCTGGGGGCAGGTACAAGGCTTTGTCCACCTGTGGATCCCACCTGACAGTGGCCACAGTGTTCTATGGGACTTTACTGTGTATGTACTTGCAGCCCAAGTCCCGTCATTCCTTTGACAGTGATAAAGTGACCTCCATATTTTATACCCTCATTATCCCCATGTTGAATCCTTttatctacagcctgaggaacaaagATGTAAAATGTGCTCTTTGTAAGCTGTGGGAAAACATAAGCCAGATGGTGTCATAG
- the LOC125124014 gene encoding olfactory receptor 8K3-like, which translates to MEKHNRTVLSEFILMGITDRPELQAPLFGLFLLIYVISVVGNLGMIILTKVDARLQTPMYFFLRHLAFTDLGYSTTVGPKMLVNFVADQNSISYYLCATQLAFFIMFIISELFILAAMSSDRYVAICKPLLYTVIMSEPRCWVLVAVPYLYSTFVSLLITIKLFNVSFCGSNIINHFYCDNFPLLSLLCSNTHEIEFMIMIFSAFNLIFTLVVVLVSYLLIFAAILRMNSAEGRWKAFSTCGSHLTVVTVFYGTLTFMYVKPESSHSFDTDKVASIFYTLVIPMLNPLIYSLRNKDVKHALRRMWKKLCNVFS; encoded by the coding sequence ATGGAAAAACACAATCGGACAGTGCTGAGTGAATTCATTCTCATGGGAATCACAGATCGCCCTGAGCTGCAGGCTCCACTATTTGGGCTGTTCCTGCTCATCTACGTGATCTCGGTGGTGGGCAACTTGGGCATGATCATCCTCACCAAGGTGGATGCCAGGCTCCaaacacccatgtacttctttctcaGACACTTGGCTTTTACTGACCTTGGTTATTCCACAACCGTGGGCCCCAAAATGTTGGTAAATTTTGTTGCAGATCAAAATTCAATTTCCTATTATCTTTGTGCCACACAGCTGGCTTTCTTCATCATGTTCATTATCAGTGAGCTCTTTATTCTGGCCGCAATGTCCTCTGACCGCTACGTAGCCATCTGTAAGCCTCTGCTCTATACCGTCATCATGTCAGAACCGAGGTGCTGGGTGCTGGTGGCAGTCCCTTATCTCTACAGCACATTTGTGTCTCTGCTAATCACCATAAAGCTTTTTAATGTATCCTTCTGTGGCTCTAACATCATCAATCATTTCTACTGTGACAATTTCCCCTTGTTATCTTTGCTTTGCTCGAACACACATGAAATTGAATTTATGATCATGATTTTCTCCgcttttaatttgattttcaccCTTGTGGTAGTTCTTGTGTCTTACCTGCTCATCTTTGCAGCCATTCTCAGGATGAACTCTGCCGAAGGTAGATGGAAGGCTTTTTCTACCTGTGGATCCCACCTGACTGTGGTAACAGTGTTTTATGGGACTTTGACATTTATGTATGTGAAGCCTGAGTCCAGTCATTCCTTTGACACCGATAAAGTGGCTTCCATATTTTATACCCTCGTCATCCCCATGTTGAATCCCTTGATTTATAGCTTGAGAAACAAAGATGTAAAACACGCACTACGGAGGATGTGGAAAAAACTATGCAATGTTTTTTCTTAG